One Pomacea canaliculata isolate SZHN2017 linkage group LG9, ASM307304v1, whole genome shotgun sequence DNA segment encodes these proteins:
- the LOC112572610 gene encoding neuroglian-like isoform X1, translated as MWRLSLSLLSLVTRISAVTIPPGIFMQAPFDVFYKAGETVEIQCVADGIPRPNYKWKRNGIEFNPSGNDDRVVQLANVGTIVFTKPEDKDEGIFQCFAENNYGVSTSIKVNLREAKLKDFQIGPDTTVSPRLGQPLTLNCVPPESIPPPQVFWIAKKTGGGFDALNLDARVTMDHEHRLRITNVKASDYMDGRAYACMAINEMMRKPTQGPQFFIRPQGTTEELSPVTYMWASPEDHFGLRGNQFKVKCIFSGNPTPDVHWVRTDGAPLPDRAKILAFGMEMVIDNLQFEDAGTYECWASNSNTQTRVQRTVSVRVESVPYWLLEPQDVEIGVGGTAQFDCLAKAVPTPEYWWFINGVPLQNVKDSRITPDRFKRPRPDRIVFENVNREDAMVIQCNATNKHGYIWGDVYLNVLSEAPTILTPPDPEKLVAEGTSVNLTCRVAGKPDPIITWYKDNQQISGGRYKIMPSGELYIKQVVLSDAGLYTCEARNIFNVTSSSGKLLVRRKTLIEQKPLDLEVNAGTDAKFTCSGTTDPEEVDKLQIKWLKDNKEISAVVQRMTTNKQDNSLTISGTIVRDSGSYTCVATNGLDQEEASAMLTVRDRPDSPSEVKVEKCATQNATVSWIPGSYNNAPVQYYVIQYNTSFSPDTWNFGVRVDSMYSIANVSLTPWVNYTFRVIAYNKIGESDPSFPNPIICKTNAERPRIHPQNLRTIGDRPGFLHIEWTPMPEIQQNGPGFQYILQYEREGYPTGVQQFPIDDWRVREKYFAVGNQIYEPYIITLKAKNSVGDAMQDPPKIRGFTAESIPNTVPETFQAEQVEDTYAVLTWEFDYQQINKTPTAINGEFRGFKIQFWQRGYKDDTLREWNILPKEALASRNGRQFEQLSKIFYQ; from the exons ATGTGGAGGCTGTCCCTAAGTTTGCTGAGTCTTGTGACTCGAATCAGTGCAG TCACAATCCCACCAGGCATTTTTATGCAAGCACCCTTTGATGTTTTTTACAAGGCAGGAGAAACAGTGGAAATACAATGTGTTGCAGACGGTATTCCTCGTCCAAA CTACAAATGGAAACGTAACGGAATCGAGTTCAACCCAAGTGGAAATGATGATCGTGTAGTCCAGCTTGCTAATGTTGGCACGATTGTTTTCACAAAGCCTGAAGATAAAGATGAGGGtatatttcagtgttttgcTGAAAACAACTATGGTGTGTCAACCTCAATCAAAGTGAACTTAAGAGAGGCAAAGCTGAAG GACTTTCAGATTGGACCAGATACAACTGTGTCTCCTAGGCTTGGACAACCATTGACACTCAACTGTGTTCCACCTGAGAGTATACCTCCACCACAAGTTTTCTGGATTGCTAAAAAGACAGGAGGAGGTTTTGATGCGCTGAATCTTGATGCACGTGTAACAATGGATCATGAAC ACCGGCTTCGAATCACAAACGTCAAGGCTTCTGACTATATGGACGGACGAGCATATGCGTGCATGGCAATTAATGAAATGATGAGGAAACCCACCCAGGGTCCACAGTTTTTCATAAGACCACAAGGAA ccACTGAAGAGCTCAGTCCAGTGACCTACATGTGGGCTTCTCCAGAAGACCACTTTGGTCTTCGTGGAAATCAGTTCAAGGTCAAGTGCATTTTTTCTGGAAA TCCAACACCAGATGTACACTGGGTAAGAACAGATGGTGCACCACTGCCTGATCGAGCCAAAATATTAGCTTTTGGGATGGAGATGGTGATTGATAATCTACAATTTGAGGATGCAGGAACCTATGAGTGTTGGGCTTCCAACAGTAACACTCAGACACGAGTTCAGAGAACTGTGTCTGTGCGTGTAGAGT ctgtaCCTTACTGGCTGCTGGAGCCCCAAGATGTGGAGATTGGAGTTGGTGGCACAGCACAGTTCGACTGCTTGGCGAAGGCTGTACCAACACCAGAGTACTGGTGgttcatcaatggggtccccttacAAA ATGTGAAAGACAGCAGGATTACCCCAGACCGCTTCAAGCGCCCACGTCCTGATCGCATTGTGTTTGAAAATGTCAACCGGGAGGATGCCATGGTGATCCAGTGCAATgccacaaacaaacatggctACATTTGGGGCGATGTTTACTTGAACGTACTTT CTGAGGCTCCTACAATCCTCACTCCCCCGGATCCAGAAAAGCTTGTAGCAGAGGGAACTTCTGTAAACTTGACCTGCAGGGTAGCAGGCAAGCCAGATCCTATCATCACGTGGTACAAGGACAATCAGCAGATCAGCGGTGGCAGATACAAGATTATGCCCTCAGGAGAGCTCTATATAAAA CAAGTAGTATTGTCAGATGCGGGGCTATACACATGCGAAGCTAGAAATATCTTCAACGTGACCAGCAGCTCAGGGAAACTTTTGGTAAGGCGCAAGACTTTGATAGAGCAGAAACCTTTGGATCTGGAGGTCAATGCAGGCACAGATGCAAAGTTCACATGTTCTGGAACCACTGATCCAGAGGAG GTGGACAAGTTGCAAATCAAATGGCTGAAGGACAACAAGGAAATCTCCGCTGTTGTGCAGCGAATGACAACTAACAAACAGGACAACTCTCTGACAATATCAGGAACCATTGTACGCGATTCTGGATCATACACTTGTGTTGCTACCAACGGCTTAGACCAGGAGGAGGCCTCAGCAATGCTGACAGTTAGAG ATCGACCTGATTCTCCCTCTGAGGTAAAAGTTGAAAAGTGTGCCACCCAGAATGCTACGGTGAGCTGGATACCTGGCAGCTACAACAATGCCCCAGTGCAGTACTATGTGATTCAGTACAACACAAGTTTCAGTCCAGATACATGGAATTTTGGAGTCAGG gTTGATTCCATGTACAGTATAGCAAATGTGAGCTTGACTCCCTGGGTTAACTACACTTTCCGTGTCATTGCCTACAACAAGATTGGAGAGAGTGACCCCAGCTTTCCTAACCCAATCATTTGCAAAACTAACGCAGAACGTCCGAGAATCCACCCTCAGAATCTGCGGACGATTGGAGACAGACCTGGCTTTCTGCATATCGAATGGACA CCAATGCCAGAGATTCAGCAGAATGGCCCTGGTTTTCAGTACATCTTGCAGTATGAGCGAGAAGGGTATCCAACCGGTGTGCAGCAATTTCCAATTGATGAttggagagtgagagaaaaatactTTGCAGTTGGAAACCAGATCTATGAACCATATATTATTACCTTGAAAGCCAAAAACAGTGTGGGTGATGCAATGCAAGATCCTCCTAAAATTCGAGGTTTCACAGCTGAATCAA ttCCTAACACTGTGCCTGAGACTTTCCAGGCAGAGCAGGTGGAAGACACCTATGCAGTGTTAACTTGGGAATTTGACTAtcaacaaattaacaaaacacCCACAGCAATAAATGGGGAATTTCGTGGTTTCAAG